The genomic segment GAATATCATATTTACAGAGCTAACCCGTCCTCTCATATAATCTGGAGTATTAAGTTGAACAAGCGTAGATCGTATAACAACGCTAATTACATCGGAAGCACCTAAAATCAAAAGAGCAATGAAAGATATTATAACAGATCTAGATATTGCAAAAGCTATAGTAGACAAACCGAAGAATATAACAGCTATGAACATTGTCTTTCCTACCTTGTGTTTTAATGGTTTTCTTGCAAGATAAGCAGACATTAATAATGCTCCAACGGCAGGAGCAGATCTTAGTATTCCTAAACCAAAAGAACCTATCATTAGAATGCTACTTGCGTAAATTGGAAGTAAGGCAGTTGCGCCACCAAACAATACTGCAAATAAATCTAGTGATATCGCCCCAAGTATTATAGGTCTGCTCTTTATAAAAGATATTCCTGCGAATAAAGATTTTATAGTAGTTGGCTCAGATTTAAATTTTTCTTTCTTGATTGAAATCTGATATATAAGAATGCCTGATATTAAATATAAGATACCAGTTAATAAAAAAACTAGTGTTGGGCCAAAAGAATATAAAATTCCACCAACAGCTGGTCCTATAATAACTGCAAATTCTGAAACTGAAGACATTAAAGCAGAAGCTCTCGGGAAAATCTCCTTACTAACAATATTAGGCAATAAAGCTTGCATTGGTGGGCCTTCAAAAGAATGAGCTACCGCTATAAAGAAAATGAGAATTAAAAACCGTTCTTTAGTAATTAACTCATTATAATTCCCAAAAGCCATAATAAAAATAAACACGCTTTGAGTTACTTGGCTTAAGGTTACTATTCTTCTGCGATCATACCTATCCGATATATGTCCGACAAAAAGAGAGAGAAAAAGCATTGGTAAAAACTGAACTAGTCCAACAAGACCTAAATAAAATGCCGAATGAGTTAATGAATACATCTGCCATCCAATAGCAACTGTAATCATTTGATATGCGAAATTAGTGGATACACGTGCTGTCATTAATAGTCTTAATGATTTATTTTTGAGCAAAGCAGAATTATCTTTAGTTGAAATCATTATATTTCAGAACCTTTCTGTATATAGATTATTATGGCTAAATGAACATTCATAAACATAAGTAAATTATAGGTTTATAATATATTAAATAGCATTATTAATAGTATATAACGGAGAAGAACACGTATCAAGTTAATAATGGAATTATTTTCTTCCTATTCTATAAGTAAAGCCATAAACTCTTAAAATTTTTAAGGAATCTATTAAATGGATTGTGTGATTTGATATAAAAAATAAATTTATTAACATAAAATTTATTGGTTAAAAATTAGCTTTGGGTTAAGATATAATAAGGCAAAAAATTCGAAATTGATGGAGAATAAAATGGAAAAAAGTTATTTTGAAAAAGAATTCATCAACTGTAAATAATTATTTATGTTAAAAATATGATAAAATAAACATTAATCTAGTATTAAATATTATTAATACACATAAGAGGAGGATGTAATATGAGTTTTGGAAATCTTCAGAAGATAAGTAATGGAAAGAGAACTTTTGGGATAACTCCACATATTCCAGGCGGTTTTATTACTGTGGAGACTATGCAAAAAATTGTGGATGTAGCAAAAAAATATAATGGTATATTAAAAATAACTTCAGGACAAAGGATATTAATAACTAATCTTAAGCAAGAAGACTTAGAAAGCATTTGGAATGAACTTGGAATGGAGCCAGCAGTTAAAACACAAAATTCAGTTAAGAATGTTGAAATATGTCCGGCTGGATACTGTAAAAGATCTAAATATAACACAATTGGGACAGGAATGAAACTTTCAAGAAAATATCAATGGATGGAAATGCCATGTAGGACTAAAATAGGAGTAGCAGGCTGTAGGAATGCTTGTGGAAGCGTTTATAGTAAAGATATTGGAGTAATAGCAGATAAAACTGGATTCATTGTTGCAGCAGGGGGATCAGGAGGTTATAATCCAAGAATGTCAGATATCATTGCTAAAGATATAACAGAAAGCCAAGCATTGAGTTTAGTGGATAATATTTTTGAATATTATATAGAAAATGCAGAAGCAGGAGAAAAGTTGGGATTTTTTATTGATAGAATCGGAATTGAGAAATTTAATCAAGAGGTTCTAAAAGGTATAGACATATAAATTCCTTATAAATAATTTAGACTTATATAGATAATACCTAAAGAGTTTTTTAAACAAGGTAGAATTTTGATTAAATAAAAAAATTAATTCACGGGGGAATAATGAAAAAAATAAAAGCGGTGTTATTTGACATGGATGGAGTTATATTCGATACAGAGAGAGTATACTTAGAGACTTGGAGAAAGATTTTTAAGAAGTATGGATATAATATGAGTGATGATGTTTATATTTCTGTAATGGGAAGAGGTCGGAAAAACGTAATCAAGAAATTTTTAGAGTTATATGGAGAAGACTTGCCTATAACACAAATGTATGAAGAAAAAGATAAGGAATTAAAGAATGCAGTAGAAAGTGGTCAAGTTGCTATTAAGGAAGGCGCGAAGGAAATTTTAGAGTTTCTAAAAGAGAGAGGATATAGAATAGCTCTTGCGACATCGGCTAAAAGAGAACGAGCCAATATTCAGTTTAGAAATACTGATATAAAAGAAGATTTTGATGTTATGGTTTATGGTGATGATGTAGTAAAAGCCAAACCAGATCCAGAAATATTTCTAAAGGCGGCTAAAAAGCTTTGTGTAAATCCTGAAGATTGTATTGTTATAGAGGATTCTGCTGCAGGTATTGAAGGAGCCTATAAAGCTAAAATGATAGGAATACATGTAGAAGATCTTAAGAAAGCCGACAGTGATATACTAAAGTATTGTCATATAAGCTTTGAGAATCTACTAGATATTAAGGCGTACTTAAGTAAGAATATTGATAGGTAATAATTAATATATTCAGAATTTACGCTAAATTGTGTTTTTATAAATATTTATTATCTTACTATTTTGATAAAATGCGGTACATAGCTTGGAGATTATTCTAAAATAATACTTATTTTAGACAACAAATTTATTAATAATAAATTTGTTGTCTTTTTTTATAAAATAATCATATAATATTTAATAATTTTCTATAAATATATGTTATAATAGATTGGCGACGCATAAAATAGAGAGCTTCGTATTTATCTCGTTATTAACTTAAGGGGGAGGATAATAAGTTTATTATTAAACGTGTTAAGAAAGTTTTATTAACTTGAAGAATTCGCGAAATATGGTGTATCATATATATGGATTTTCTTTATTAAAATAGTGCGTTAATAGATACAATAGATTATTATGCGACGGTTTTGTTAAAAATAATAAACAATTACACTAAATAATATATATTTTATATGATTAGATTTGAAAATAAAAAGAAGACAAAATGTTAAGGAGTGAATATTATGGGAGATAATAAAAAATCTTTTATACAAAGTGCATTAGGCTCAGTTTTTTCTGTTTTTAGCGAAGATGAATTAAAAGAACTGTCAAACGGCAGAAAAATTGCTATATGTGGAAAAGTTAACAATCCAGGGATAATAGAAGTTCCAGAAGGGGCTACCCTTAATGAAATAATACAATTATGTGGTGGGCTTATAAACAAAAGTAACTTTAAAGCAGCTCAAATAGGACTTCCTTTCGGTGGTTTTTTAACAGAGGATAGCTTAGATAAAGAATTTGATTTTGGAATATTTTATGAAAATATTGCAAGAACAATTATTGTTTTATCACAAGAAGACTGTATTATCCAGTTTGAAAAATTTTATATAGAATACTTACTAGCAAAAATTAAAGATGGATCTTATAAGAACTATGAGGTTGTTAAAGAGGACATAACTGAAATGTTTAACATATTAAACAGAATAAGTAAAGGTGTGTCTAATATGCGTGAGATTTATCTTTTGAGAAATCTTGCAGTGACAGTGAAAAGTAAGATGAACCAAAAGCATAATATCATGGAAGAAATAATAGATAAATTCTATGAAGAAATTGAAGAACATATAGAAGAAAAGAAGTGTTATACATCACAATGTAACCATTTAGTAAAACTAACAATTACTAAAAAGTGTATTGGATGTGGAGCTTGCAAAAGAGCATGTCCTGTTGATTGTATAGATGGAGAATTAAAAAAGAAACATGAAATAGATTATAATAGATGTACACATTGTGGCGCATGTGTGTCTGCATGTCCTGTTGATGCAATAAGTGCAGGAGATAATACTATGTTATTTCTTAGAGATTTAGCGACACCTAATAAGGTTGTAATTACTCAGATGGCACCAGCAGTTAGAGTTGCGATAGGTGAAGCTTTTGGCTTTGAACCAGGAGAGAATGTTGAAAAGAAAATAGCAGCAGGTCTTAGAAAACTAGGAGTAGATTATGTGTTTGATACAAGCTGGGGAGCTGATTTAACAATAATGGAAGAAGCAGCAGAACTTCAAGAAAGACTTGAAAGACATCTAGCTGGAGATGAGAGTGTAAAACTTCCAATTCTTACTTCATGTTGTCCTTCATGGATTAAATTTATAGAGCAGAATTATGGAGATATGTTAGATGTTCCTTCTTCAGCTAAATCTCCAATGGAGATGTTTGCTATAGTGGCTAAAGAAATATGGGCAAAAGAGAAGGGTCTTTCAAGAGATGAAGTTACTTCAGTTGCTATTATGCCATGTATTGCAAAGAAGTATGAAGCTTCAAGAGCGGAATTTTCAGTAGATATGAATTATGATGTTGATTATGTAATCACAACAAGAGAACTTATTAAAATATTTGAAAATTCAGGAATAAACTTAAAAGAAATTGAAGATGAAGAAATAGATACAGTTATGGGAGAATATACTGGAGCTGGAATTATCTTTGGTAGAACAGGTGGAGTTATAGAAGCAGCTACAAGAACAGCTCTTGAAAAGATGACTGGAGAAAGATTTGATAATATAGAATTTGAAGGCCTTAGAGGTTGGGATGGATTCAGAGTTTGCGAACTTGAAGCTGGAGATATAAAATTAAGAATAGGTGTTGCTCACGGACTTAGGGAAGCAGCTAAGATGTTAGATAAAATAAGATCAGGAGAAGAATTCTTCCATGCAATAGAAATAATGGCTTGTGTAGGTGGATGCATCGGCGGTGGTGGTCAACCTAAAACAAAGGGAAATAAGCAAGCAGCATTGCAAAAAAGAGCAGAAGGATTGAATAATATAGATAGATCAAAGACACTTAGAAGATCAAATGAAAATCCAGAAGTACTTGCTATATATGAAAAATATTTAGATCATCCATTAAGTAATAAAGCTCATGAATTACTCCATACAGTATATTTCCCAAGAGTAAAAAAAGATTAGAACATGAATTTGAGTGTGATTTAAAATTATGGAAAAACCTCGATGTTAAATATCGAGGTTTTTCTTAAAATTATATTAAAATATAGAATATATCATTTTTTACAGTTTATTATTTGAAAGAGCATTTTTATAATTTTCTTTACATATGCAATTGAAATTTATAAAATGAATGTGTACGTGTTTTTCATATGATTATGAGTATATTTAAATATTCTTTATGTAATGTTAAATTTTATTATATATTTA from the Clostridium beijerinckii genome contains:
- a CDS encoding [FeFe] hydrogenase, group A, giving the protein MGDNKKSFIQSALGSVFSVFSEDELKELSNGRKIAICGKVNNPGIIEVPEGATLNEIIQLCGGLINKSNFKAAQIGLPFGGFLTEDSLDKEFDFGIFYENIARTIIVLSQEDCIIQFEKFYIEYLLAKIKDGSYKNYEVVKEDITEMFNILNRISKGVSNMREIYLLRNLAVTVKSKMNQKHNIMEEIIDKFYEEIEEHIEEKKCYTSQCNHLVKLTITKKCIGCGACKRACPVDCIDGELKKKHEIDYNRCTHCGACVSACPVDAISAGDNTMLFLRDLATPNKVVITQMAPAVRVAIGEAFGFEPGENVEKKIAAGLRKLGVDYVFDTSWGADLTIMEEAAELQERLERHLAGDESVKLPILTSCCPSWIKFIEQNYGDMLDVPSSAKSPMEMFAIVAKEIWAKEKGLSRDEVTSVAIMPCIAKKYEASRAEFSVDMNYDVDYVITTRELIKIFENSGINLKEIEDEEIDTVMGEYTGAGIIFGRTGGVIEAATRTALEKMTGERFDNIEFEGLRGWDGFRVCELEAGDIKLRIGVAHGLREAAKMLDKIRSGEEFFHAIEIMACVGGCIGGGGQPKTKGNKQAALQKRAEGLNNIDRSKTLRRSNENPEVLAIYEKYLDHPLSNKAHELLHTVYFPRVKKD
- a CDS encoding nitrite reductase; amino-acid sequence: MSFGNLQKISNGKRTFGITPHIPGGFITVETMQKIVDVAKKYNGILKITSGQRILITNLKQEDLESIWNELGMEPAVKTQNSVKNVEICPAGYCKRSKYNTIGTGMKLSRKYQWMEMPCRTKIGVAGCRNACGSVYSKDIGVIADKTGFIVAAGGSGGYNPRMSDIIAKDITESQALSLVDNIFEYYIENAEAGEKLGFFIDRIGIEKFNQEVLKGIDI
- a CDS encoding MFS transporter: MISTKDNSALLKNKSLRLLMTARVSTNFAYQMITVAIGWQMYSLTHSAFYLGLVGLVQFLPMLFLSLFVGHISDRYDRRRIVTLSQVTQSVFIFIMAFGNYNELITKERFLILIFFIAVAHSFEGPPMQALLPNIVSKEIFPRASALMSSVSEFAVIIGPAVGGILYSFGPTLVFLLTGILYLISGILIYQISIKKEKFKSEPTTIKSLFAGISFIKSRPIILGAISLDLFAVLFGGATALLPIYASSILMIGSFGLGILRSAPAVGALLMSAYLARKPLKHKVGKTMFIAVIFFGLSTIAFAISRSVIISFIALLILGASDVISVVIRSTLVQLNTPDYMRGRVSSVNMIFIGTSNQLGEFESGITASLFGTVPAALIGGIGTIAVVMLWMKLFPSILHVDRFEANKN
- a CDS encoding HAD family hydrolase; amino-acid sequence: MKKIKAVLFDMDGVIFDTERVYLETWRKIFKKYGYNMSDDVYISVMGRGRKNVIKKFLELYGEDLPITQMYEEKDKELKNAVESGQVAIKEGAKEILEFLKERGYRIALATSAKRERANIQFRNTDIKEDFDVMVYGDDVVKAKPDPEIFLKAAKKLCVNPEDCIVIEDSAAGIEGAYKAKMIGIHVEDLKKADSDILKYCHISFENLLDIKAYLSKNIDR